From a single Cyclobacterium marinum DSM 745 genomic region:
- a CDS encoding PQQ-dependent sugar dehydrogenase, with protein sequence MNYSKIKFLSVALVCGGLLYGCGSSSESETETDTPYLTADEDQGGLDLPSGFQSYVIAEDLGRARHLAVRENGDIYVNLREANEQGGIAALRDTDGDGRADEIKYFGDFGGTGMAFYNGNLYASNDSTVFRFSFTGDSLIPDNAASPDTIVSGLPVQTSHAAKSFTFDDEGFLYVNIGAPSNACQEQDRSKGSPAMDPCPLLERHAGVWRFDAEKTGQTQLEDGYRYSTGIRNAVALEFNPFDGHVYAVQHGRDMLNGLFPDMYTTEESVEQPAEEMFRLSDGANFGWPYCYYDGKQNIRLTAPEYGGDKQSSDRCEGTVAPVATFAAHMAPNDLLFYTGDQFPERYKGAALIAFHGSWNRAPLGQKGYKVSMVPFQNGSPSGEEQNFADGFAGVEEIEAPSDAKHRPTGLAMAPDGTVIISDSVTGKIWRVFYKEDNTLALK encoded by the coding sequence ATGAATTATTCAAAGATAAAATTCCTATCAGTAGCCTTAGTTTGTGGAGGCTTGCTTTACGGTTGTGGAAGTTCGTCGGAGTCGGAAACTGAAACAGATACCCCCTACCTCACAGCAGATGAAGACCAGGGAGGCTTGGATCTTCCTTCAGGTTTTCAATCCTATGTTATTGCTGAAGACCTAGGTAGGGCAAGGCATTTGGCTGTAAGGGAAAACGGTGACATTTATGTTAACCTAAGAGAAGCCAATGAGCAAGGAGGAATTGCAGCGCTTAGAGATACTGATGGAGATGGAAGAGCAGATGAAATAAAGTATTTTGGTGATTTTGGAGGTACAGGTATGGCTTTTTACAATGGAAACCTGTATGCTTCTAATGACAGTACTGTTTTTCGATTTTCCTTTACCGGGGACTCCTTAATTCCTGACAATGCCGCGTCTCCTGACACCATCGTCTCCGGACTTCCGGTGCAAACTTCACATGCTGCCAAATCCTTTACTTTTGATGACGAAGGGTTTTTGTATGTTAATATAGGTGCTCCGTCTAATGCTTGTCAAGAACAAGACAGGTCTAAGGGGTCACCTGCCATGGATCCATGCCCTCTATTGGAAAGACATGCAGGCGTGTGGCGCTTTGATGCAGAAAAAACAGGTCAAACTCAATTGGAGGATGGCTATAGGTATTCTACCGGAATTAGAAATGCTGTAGCCCTTGAATTCAATCCTTTTGATGGACATGTGTATGCTGTACAACATGGGAGAGATATGTTGAACGGATTGTTTCCTGACATGTACACAACAGAAGAAAGTGTGGAACAGCCTGCAGAAGAGATGTTTAGATTGAGTGACGGTGCAAATTTTGGATGGCCATATTGTTATTACGACGGCAAACAAAATATCAGGTTGACTGCTCCTGAATATGGAGGAGACAAACAAAGTTCAGATAGGTGTGAAGGAACAGTGGCCCCTGTCGCAACATTTGCTGCGCATATGGCTCCCAATGACTTGTTGTTTTATACCGGAGATCAATTCCCTGAGCGGTATAAAGGAGCTGCTCTTATTGCTTTCCATGGCTCTTGGAATAGAGCACCTTTGGGACAAAAAGGGTATAAGGTAAGCATGGTACCTTTCCAGAATGGTTCACCAAGTGGAGAAGAACAGAATTTTGCTGATGGCTTTGCAGGTGTGGAAGAAATAGAGGCACCTAGTGACGCAAAACACAGACCCACAGGTTTAGCAATGGCTCCTGATGGTACAGTAATAATTTCTGACTCTGTTACCGGAAAAATCTGGCGTGTTTTTTATAAAGAAGACAATACCTTGGCGCTAAAATAA